In Streptomyces capitiformicae, one genomic interval encodes:
- a CDS encoding nuclear transport factor 2 family protein, translating into MSSAHTDVEQVELANTAFYEALEQGDFDTLSSLWLDPADLGVDEEYHDPAETGVISCVHPGWPVLTGRGEVLRSYALIMANTEYIQFFLTDVHVSVTGDTALVTCTENILSGGPAPDGSNELGPLVGQLVVATNLFRRTADGWKLWSHHASPVLTESDSDEGDASPS; encoded by the coding sequence GTGAGCTCGGCCCACACCGACGTCGAACAGGTCGAACTCGCCAACACGGCCTTCTACGAGGCGCTGGAACAGGGCGACTTCGACACGCTCTCCTCGCTCTGGCTGGACCCCGCCGACCTGGGCGTCGACGAGGAGTACCACGACCCGGCGGAGACCGGCGTGATCTCCTGCGTGCACCCCGGCTGGCCGGTGCTCACCGGCCGTGGCGAGGTGCTGCGGTCGTACGCGTTGATCATGGCGAACACCGAGTACATCCAGTTCTTCCTGACCGACGTGCATGTCTCGGTCACGGGCGACACCGCCCTGGTGACCTGTACCGAGAACATCCTCAGTGGTGGCCCGGCACCGGACGGCAGCAATGAGCTGGGGCCGCTCGTGGGACAGCTGGTCGTCGCCACGAACCTGTTCCGGCGCACGGCCGACGGGTGGAAACTCTGGTCGCACCATGCCTCTCCCGTACTGACCGAATCCGACAGCGACGAGGGCGACGCATCACCTTCCTGA
- the folB gene encoding dihydroneopterin aldolase, which yields MDRVALRGLRARGYHGVFPHEREEGQTFVVDLTLGLDTRPAAADDDLAKTVHYGIVAEEVVGIVEGEPVNLIETLAERIAQACLKHDGVQEVEVSVHKPNAPITVPFDDVTVTITRSRV from the coding sequence GTGGATCGTGTCGCGCTGCGCGGCCTGAGGGCCCGTGGGTACCACGGTGTGTTCCCGCACGAACGCGAGGAGGGCCAGACCTTCGTCGTGGATCTGACGCTGGGCCTGGACACCCGACCGGCCGCGGCCGACGACGACCTGGCGAAGACCGTGCACTACGGGATCGTGGCGGAGGAGGTCGTGGGGATCGTCGAGGGCGAGCCGGTGAACCTCATCGAGACGCTCGCCGAGCGCATCGCCCAGGCCTGTCTGAAGCATGACGGGGTCCAGGAGGTCGAGGTCAGCGTCCACAAGCCGAACGCGCCGATCACGGTCCCCTTCGACGACGTGACCGTCACCATCACCCGGAGCCGAGTATGA
- the folK gene encoding 2-amino-4-hydroxy-6-hydroxymethyldihydropteridine diphosphokinase, translating to MTAFFTEGQSDPTVQPVPASVVQKVDEADTTLHNPRRAVISLGSNLGNRLENLQGAIDALEDTPGLRIKSVSPVYETEPWGVAPGSQPSYFNAVVVLKTTLPPSSLLERAQAVEEAFHRVRDERWGPRTLDVDIVAYADVVSDDPVLTLPHPRAHERAFVLAPWYDVEPEAQLPGRGAVAELLADVTRAGVSPRADLELQLPA from the coding sequence ATGACCGCGTTCTTCACCGAGGGTCAGAGCGACCCGACCGTACAGCCGGTGCCCGCCTCCGTCGTGCAGAAGGTGGACGAGGCCGACACGACCCTGCACAACCCCCGGCGGGCCGTGATCTCCCTCGGCTCGAACCTGGGCAACCGCCTGGAGAACCTTCAGGGCGCCATCGACGCCCTGGAGGACACCCCCGGCCTCCGCATCAAGTCGGTCTCGCCGGTGTACGAGACCGAGCCGTGGGGCGTCGCGCCCGGCAGCCAGCCGAGCTACTTCAACGCGGTCGTCGTCCTGAAGACCACACTGCCGCCGTCGTCCCTCCTTGAGCGCGCCCAGGCCGTCGAGGAGGCCTTCCACCGCGTACGGGACGAGCGGTGGGGGCCGCGCACGCTCGACGTGGACATCGTCGCCTACGCCGACGTGGTCTCCGACGACCCGGTGCTGACCCTGCCCCACCCGCGCGCGCACGAGCGGGCGTTCGTCCTCGCCCCCTGGTACGACGTGGAGCCCGAGGCACAGCTTCCCGGGAGAGGCGCCGTGGCGGAGCTCCTCGCCGACGTCACCCGGGCGGGCGTGTCGCCCCGCGCCGACCTGGAACTTCAACTGCCCGCGTAG
- a CDS encoding DUF3180 domain-containing protein yields MKELRIRTLATVFVVAGVLSWAGARLWNSVGTLPSVPLAAPIVLALIAAVLTATALSIRTRLKAQRERRPDAKGVDPLMAARAVVFGQASALVAALVAGVYGGVGAFLLEHLEVPARRDQAIYAGFSVVAGIGVIVAAFFLERVCKLPEDDDNNGGAARAA; encoded by the coding sequence GTGAAAGAGCTGCGCATCAGGACGCTTGCCACGGTGTTCGTCGTGGCCGGGGTGCTGTCCTGGGCGGGAGCCCGGCTGTGGAACTCGGTGGGAACCCTGCCCAGCGTCCCGCTGGCCGCACCCATCGTCCTCGCCCTGATCGCCGCCGTCCTCACGGCCACGGCACTGTCGATCCGCACCCGGCTCAAGGCCCAGCGGGAGCGCCGGCCGGACGCCAAGGGCGTCGACCCCCTGATGGCCGCCCGCGCGGTCGTGTTCGGGCAGGCCAGCGCCCTGGTCGCCGCCCTCGTCGCCGGGGTGTACGGCGGCGTCGGCGCCTTCCTCCTGGAGCACCTGGAGGTTCCGGCCCGTCGCGACCAGGCCATCTACGCCGGCTTCTCCGTCGTCGCGGGCATCGGCGTCATAGTGGCCGCCTTCTTCCTGGAGCGGGTGTGCAAGCTTCCGGAGGACGACGACAACAACGGGGGCGCGGCGCGGGCGGCGTAG
- a CDS encoding phosphatidylglycerol lysyltransferase domain-containing protein, with translation MSGEVPVRSGRLPSSAVRRVNNVVRGAIQGALRGPRPEAVPALVARACAFVGLVDVAAGVFPRFRHSRMHTLAEVLPGALGPFAAALSLSAGVLLLLLAHGLRRRKRRAWRAAVLLLPAGAIAQFTYRHSLIGVLISLALLIPLLRHRDQFAALPDPRSRWRALTNFMLLGAGSIVLGLVVVSAHPRRMIGDPSLAARLEHVIYGLFGFEGPVGYTGNTSWTVAFSLGALGLLTAITTIYLAFRPEHPAARLTADDEARLRALLDRHGGRDSLGHFALRRDKAVVFSPSGKAAVTYRVVSGVMLASGDPIGDVEAWPGAIERFMDEARAHSWTPAVMGCSETGAEVWTRETGLDALELGDEAVVDVADFSLTGRAMRNVRQMVKRIERLGYETRVRRVRDLGEGELDQIRRAAEDWRGTDTERGFSMALGRIGDPSDGDCLIATAHKADENPGEYGDLKAVLHFVPWGPDGASLDLMRRDRSADPGMNELLIVAALQAAPRLGVKQVSLNFAMFRSALARGEKIGAGPVLRAWRGLLVFLSRWFQIESLYKFNAKFRPRWEPRFVVYAASRDLPRIGLAAMQAEGFVNLTLPRALRRRTKSPAPCTHALPDHGMSEHGVRAA, from the coding sequence ATATCGGGTGAGGTTCCGGTCCGGTCGGGCCGGCTCCCGTCGAGCGCCGTCCGGCGTGTGAACAACGTCGTGCGCGGCGCGATTCAGGGCGCGCTGCGCGGGCCACGCCCCGAGGCGGTGCCCGCGCTGGTCGCCCGGGCCTGCGCGTTCGTCGGGCTCGTGGACGTCGCCGCGGGCGTCTTCCCCCGCTTCCGGCACAGCCGTATGCACACGCTGGCCGAGGTGCTGCCCGGCGCGCTCGGCCCGTTCGCGGCGGCTCTGTCGCTGAGCGCGGGCGTCCTGCTGCTTCTGCTCGCCCACGGCCTACGACGGCGAAAACGGCGGGCGTGGCGAGCGGCTGTCCTGCTCCTCCCGGCAGGGGCGATCGCCCAGTTCACCTACCGTCACTCGCTCATCGGCGTCCTCATCTCCCTGGCCCTGCTCATTCCACTGCTGCGCCACCGTGACCAGTTCGCCGCCCTGCCCGACCCGCGCAGCCGCTGGCGGGCGCTCACCAACTTCATGCTGCTGGGCGCCGGTTCGATCGTCCTCGGCCTGGTCGTCGTCAGCGCCCACCCGCGGCGCATGATCGGCGACCCGAGCCTCGCCGCCCGCCTCGAACACGTCATCTACGGCCTGTTCGGCTTCGAGGGTCCGGTCGGCTACACCGGCAACACGTCCTGGACGGTGGCGTTCTCCCTCGGCGCCCTCGGCCTGCTGACCGCCATCACCACCATCTACCTGGCCTTCCGCCCCGAGCACCCGGCGGCCCGGCTCACCGCCGACGACGAGGCCCGGCTGCGCGCCCTGCTCGACCGGCACGGCGGCCGCGACTCCCTCGGCCACTTCGCGCTCCGCCGCGACAAGGCGGTCGTGTTCTCGCCGAGCGGCAAGGCGGCGGTGACGTACCGCGTCGTCTCCGGCGTGATGCTCGCCAGCGGCGACCCGATCGGCGACGTGGAGGCCTGGCCCGGCGCGATCGAACGCTTCATGGACGAGGCCAGGGCCCACTCCTGGACCCCGGCCGTCATGGGCTGCTCGGAGACGGGCGCCGAGGTGTGGACCCGCGAAACCGGCCTCGACGCCCTCGAACTGGGCGACGAGGCGGTGGTGGACGTCGCGGATTTCTCCCTCACCGGGCGCGCGATGCGCAACGTGCGTCAGATGGTCAAGCGCATCGAGCGGCTCGGTTACGAGACCCGGGTACGGCGCGTCCGTGACCTCGGCGAGGGCGAACTGGACCAAATCCGCCGCGCCGCCGAGGACTGGCGCGGCACCGACACCGAACGCGGCTTCTCCATGGCGCTCGGCCGCATCGGCGACCCGTCCGACGGAGACTGCCTGATCGCCACCGCCCACAAGGCCGATGAGAACCCCGGCGAGTACGGCGACCTGAAGGCCGTACTCCACTTCGTCCCCTGGGGCCCCGACGGCGCCTCCCTGGACCTGATGCGCCGCGACCGCTCGGCGGACCCCGGCATGAACGAACTCCTCATCGTCGCGGCCCTCCAGGCCGCCCCCCGCCTGGGTGTGAAGCAGGTCTCCCTGAACTTCGCGATGTTCCGCTCGGCCCTGGCCCGCGGCGAGAAGATCGGTGCCGGTCCGGTCCTGCGCGCCTGGCGCGGCCTGCTGGTCTTCCTCTCCCGCTGGTTCCAGATCGAGTCCCTGTACAAGTTCAACGCCAAGTTCCGCCCCCGCTGGGAGCCCCGCTTCGTCGTCTACGCCGCCTCCCGCGACCTCCCCCGCATCGGCCTCGCCGCCATGCAGGCCGAGGGCTTCGTCAACCTGACCCTCCCCCGCGCCCTGCGCCGCCGCACAAAATCCCCGGCCCCGTGCACCCACGCACTGCCGGACCACGGCATGAGCGAACACGGGGTACGCGCGGCCTAG
- a CDS encoding alpha/beta hydrolase: protein MGLTSNKVLALAVLSAVLLFIGTVWLWPRLARNGWRAVGGRIGVLLATQVAVFAAVGLFANQAFGFYASWADLLGRENGQGVVVDHDGADTGGPLRVVDTHQVDVAGGARPEVGGQIQKVEIVGRTTRIATPAYVYLPPEYFRPEYRTRTFPAAVVLTGYPGTAKALIKGLHFPQTAHKLARHGKAQPMILVMLRPTVAPPRDTECVDIPGGPRTESFFAKDLPDAVGHRYRVGRKPGSWGIIGDSTGGYCALKLALHHPGTYAAGAGLSPYYKAPIDATTGDLFQGNKTLKNEADLFWYLKHRPAPDTSLLVTSSKQGETNYKATLTFIELVKGKEPTRVSSIILDSGGHNFNTWRREIPATLQWISGRLGDR from the coding sequence ATGGGTCTTACGAGCAACAAGGTGCTGGCGTTGGCGGTGCTGTCCGCCGTGCTGCTGTTCATCGGCACGGTATGGCTGTGGCCGCGGCTGGCACGCAACGGCTGGCGGGCCGTCGGCGGGCGGATCGGCGTGCTGCTGGCCACGCAGGTCGCCGTCTTCGCCGCGGTCGGTCTCTTCGCGAACCAGGCCTTCGGGTTCTACGCCAGCTGGGCCGACCTCCTCGGCCGGGAGAACGGCCAGGGCGTGGTCGTCGACCATGACGGCGCCGACACCGGCGGACCGTTGCGGGTCGTCGACACCCATCAGGTGGACGTGGCCGGGGGCGCCCGCCCCGAGGTCGGCGGCCAGATCCAGAAGGTGGAGATCGTCGGCCGTACGACACGGATCGCGACCCCCGCGTACGTGTATCTGCCGCCGGAGTACTTCCGGCCCGAGTACCGCACCCGCACCTTTCCTGCCGCCGTGGTCCTCACCGGCTACCCGGGTACCGCCAAGGCGCTCATCAAGGGCCTGCACTTTCCGCAGACGGCCCACAAGCTGGCCCGCCACGGCAAGGCGCAGCCGATGATCCTGGTCATGCTGCGGCCGACGGTGGCGCCGCCGCGCGACACCGAGTGCGTGGACATTCCGGGCGGGCCGCGGACCGAGTCGTTCTTCGCCAAGGACCTGCCGGACGCCGTGGGCCACCGCTACAGGGTCGGTCGGAAACCCGGGAGTTGGGGCATCATCGGCGACTCGACCGGCGGGTACTGCGCGCTGAAACTCGCCCTCCACCACCCCGGTACGTACGCTGCCGGTGCGGGCCTCTCGCCGTACTACAAGGCGCCGATCGACGCGACCACCGGCGATCTCTTCCAGGGGAACAAGACGCTGAAGAACGAGGCCGATCTGTTCTGGTACCTGAAGCACCGGCCGGCGCCCGACACCTCTTTGCTGGTCACCAGCAGTAAGCAGGGGGAGACCAACTACAAGGCCACGCTGACGTTCATCGAACTGGTGAAGGGGAAGGAGCCGACGCGTGTCTCGTCGATCATCCTCGACAGCGGCGGACACAACTTCAACACCTGGCGGCGGGAGATTCCGGCGACGTTGCAGTGGATCAGCGGGCGGCTCGGCGACCGGTGA
- a CDS encoding prolipoprotein diacylglyceryl transferase, translating into MPRGRHRHSPPLHRLLPPTAIAGVSLVCALGPWVFSEPAVLRVSAAVAAATAAVGAAVMRRWDVEAGKRVADLTRARASDEWRHEEKIAELETDLDESRELRTKLEHKLRAKRAELANLRNEHAALLRRYATAETERASALEGRRLLEIEATAPEDAPALPAGGTAASQASPVPPQGVPVQGAPWAAKDEAVAASDDAEAEAEGVDEGAEVEKSIPAVFSPAGSALFLRANSALERIIKQRESVDDAEGSLDSEEEDGAEGVFDAEAGTEAVSGAEVEADAEVEAGVEVGEEDAAEAKSESESADQSDDEADDESAEAPVKALSSKGGSGKDGSPKGDPDGPTGGGTRQGRSAEAEAEPVPVVTAEADEPEGESEAVDGREHAAAAEPVPARSVESALPAVRPAGHFTVPTAVAVVPMAPQRRAAIEGRFDFFGTQKEADAIEAVQNEDLADVVGQEALALHKAESEAQFKRIDEASRGIGQVIDLTAHDETEQIDLQGLRTAAS; encoded by the coding sequence ATGCCACGTGGACGTCACCGCCATTCACCGCCTCTGCACAGGCTGCTGCCCCCCACGGCGATCGCAGGCGTCTCGCTCGTCTGCGCTCTCGGGCCCTGGGTCTTCTCCGAGCCGGCGGTGCTCCGGGTCAGCGCCGCCGTCGCCGCGGCGACCGCGGCCGTGGGCGCCGCCGTCATGCGCCGCTGGGACGTCGAGGCCGGAAAACGCGTCGCGGACCTCACGCGCGCGCGGGCGAGCGACGAGTGGCGGCACGAGGAGAAGATCGCCGAACTGGAGACCGACCTCGACGAGTCGCGCGAACTGCGCACCAAGCTGGAGCACAAGCTGCGCGCCAAGCGCGCCGAACTCGCCAACCTTCGCAACGAGCACGCCGCGCTGCTGCGCCGGTACGCCACCGCCGAGACCGAGCGGGCCAGCGCCCTGGAGGGGCGCCGCCTGTTGGAGATCGAGGCGACGGCTCCCGAGGACGCGCCGGCGCTGCCGGCCGGGGGGACAGCCGCGTCCCAGGCTTCGCCGGTGCCGCCGCAGGGGGTTCCCGTGCAGGGGGCGCCTTGGGCGGCGAAGGATGAGGCTGTGGCTGCCTCGGACGACGCGGAGGCCGAGGCCGAGGGCGTTGACGAAGGCGCCGAGGTCGAGAAGTCGATCCCTGCCGTGTTCTCTCCGGCCGGTTCCGCGCTGTTCCTGCGGGCGAACTCGGCGTTGGAGCGGATCATCAAGCAGCGGGAGTCGGTGGACGACGCCGAGGGCTCCCTGGACTCCGAGGAGGAGGACGGGGCTGAGGGCGTTTTCGACGCGGAGGCTGGGACCGAGGCTGTCTCTGGCGCTGAGGTCGAGGCCGACGCCGAGGTCGAGGCCGGCGTAGAGGTTGGGGAGGAGGACGCGGCCGAGGCCAAGTCCGAGTCCGAGTCCGCTGACCAGTCCGACGACGAAGCCGACGACGAGTCCGCCGAGGCGCCCGTCAAGGCGCTGTCGTCGAAGGGGGGTTCCGGCAAGGACGGTTCCCCCAAGGGCGACCCGGACGGGCCGACCGGTGGGGGGACCCGGCAGGGACGTTCCGCCGAGGCCGAGGCGGAGCCGGTGCCCGTTGTCACCGCGGAGGCGGACGAACCGGAGGGGGAGTCCGAGGCGGTCGACGGGCGTGAGCACGCGGCCGCCGCCGAGCCCGTTCCGGCGCGGTCCGTGGAATCCGCGCTGCCTGCCGTGCGGCCGGCCGGTCACTTCACCGTGCCGACCGCGGTGGCCGTCGTTCCGATGGCACCGCAGCGGCGGGCGGCCATCGAGGGCCGGTTCGACTTCTTCGGTACACAGAAGGAAGCGGACGCCATCGAGGCCGTACAGAACGAGGACCTCGCCGACGTGGTCGGCCAGGAGGCCCTCGCGCTGCACAAGGCCGAGTCCGAGGCCCAGTTCAAGCGGATCGACGAGGCGTCCCGGGGGATCGGGCAGGTCATCGACCTCACGGCCCACGACGAGACGGAACAGATCGACCTACAGGGGCTGCGTACGGCGGCGTCCTGA
- a CDS encoding IS481 family transposase, translating to MPHRNAPLTETGRLRLARCVVDDNWPLRRAAERFQVSVSTAKRWADRYRQHGEAGMADRSSRPHASPRQTPTRTERRIIKVRVLRRWGPARIAGLLRLVPSTVHRVLTRYGLARLTHLDRATGRVIRRYERARPGELVHVDIKKLGNIPDGGGHKVLGRQAGRKKRSGAGYSYLHTAVDDHSRLAYSEIHADEKKETAAGFWNRAQAYFASCGITVERVLTDNGSCYTSRLWRDTLTAAGITHKRTRPYRPQTNGKVERLNRTLLDEWAYARPYRTETERREAFPRWLHTYNHHRGHTALAGKPPASRVPNLTGQYT from the coding sequence GTGCCCCACCGTAATGCACCCCTGACCGAGACCGGACGACTGCGGCTGGCTCGCTGCGTCGTGGACGACAACTGGCCCCTGCGGCGGGCCGCAGAACGCTTCCAGGTCTCCGTGAGCACGGCCAAGCGATGGGCCGACCGCTACCGGCAGCACGGCGAGGCGGGCATGGCCGACCGATCCAGCCGCCCGCATGCCAGCCCACGGCAAACCCCGACGCGTACCGAGCGGCGGATCATCAAGGTCCGCGTGCTGCGCCGCTGGGGACCCGCACGGATCGCAGGCCTGCTCCGTCTGGTGCCCTCCACCGTGCACCGGGTGCTGACCCGCTACGGCCTGGCCCGCCTGACGCACCTGGACCGGGCCACCGGCCGCGTCATACGCCGCTACGAACGCGCCAGGCCCGGCGAGCTGGTGCATGTCGACATCAAGAAGCTCGGCAACATCCCCGACGGCGGCGGCCACAAAGTCCTCGGCCGCCAGGCGGGCCGCAAGAAGCGTTCCGGCGCCGGCTACAGCTACCTGCACACCGCCGTCGACGACCACTCCCGCCTGGCCTACAGCGAGATCCACGCAGACGAGAAGAAGGAGACCGCTGCCGGCTTCTGGAACCGGGCCCAGGCATACTTCGCCTCCTGCGGAATCACCGTCGAACGCGTCCTGACCGACAACGGCTCCTGCTACACGTCCCGCCTCTGGCGCGACACCCTCACCGCGGCCGGGATCACCCACAAGCGCACCCGGCCCTACCGGCCCCAGACCAACGGCAAGGTCGAACGCCTCAACCGCACCCTGCTCGACGAATGGGCCTACGCCCGCCCCTACCGCACAGAGACCGAACGACGCGAGGCATTCCCCCGCTGGCTGCACACCTACAATCACCACCGCGGACACACCGCACTCGCAGGCAAACCACCCGCCAGCCGCGTCCCCAACCTCACAGGGCAATACACCTAG
- a CDS encoding PH domain-containing protein: MSTAPGTEPGTEPAVRDAKPVVEHRLHPVTPLRRAWAPIAVVIGWAVHDPDGAQRQLTRLTTTTLLLGIAVLVPAAALYGFLTWWFTHFAVTDSELRIRTGLVFRRTAHIRLERIQAIDVTRPLLARIAGVAKLKLDVVGTDKKDELAFLGEAYARALRSELLARAAGFAPETAHEVGEAPVRQLLKVPTGVLAVSLVLTGGTWGTLVAAIVVPSVLWIATESVWTVLATALPLLGAAGASTVGRFVGEYDWTVGESPDGLRIDHGLLDRAHETVPPGRVQTVRVVEPLLWRRRGWVRVELDVAGSSNSVLVPVAPREVAESVIARVLPGVTVPDKTALVRPPGRARWCVPLWWKGYGLTVTDTVFAARHGLLRRRLDLVPHAKVQSVRLAQGPWERFKGLADVHVDTGANKTVTARLRDATEAAELLRTQAERSRTGRREARPDRWMA, encoded by the coding sequence GTGAGCACCGCTCCCGGCACCGAGCCCGGCACCGAGCCCGCGGTCCGCGACGCGAAACCGGTCGTCGAGCACCGGCTGCACCCCGTGACGCCGCTGCGGCGGGCCTGGGCGCCCATAGCCGTGGTCATCGGCTGGGCCGTGCACGATCCGGACGGGGCCCAGCGGCAGCTCACCCGGCTGACCACGACCACCCTGCTCCTCGGGATAGCTGTCCTCGTCCCCGCCGCCGCCCTGTACGGCTTCCTCACCTGGTGGTTCACCCACTTCGCGGTGACCGACAGCGAACTGCGCATCCGTACCGGCCTGGTGTTCCGCCGCACCGCGCACATCCGCCTCGAACGGATCCAGGCCATCGACGTCACCCGGCCACTGCTGGCCCGGATCGCGGGCGTCGCCAAACTCAAACTCGACGTCGTCGGCACCGACAAGAAGGACGAACTGGCGTTCCTCGGCGAGGCCTACGCCCGCGCCCTACGGTCCGAACTCCTCGCCCGCGCGGCCGGTTTCGCCCCCGAGACCGCGCACGAGGTCGGCGAGGCGCCGGTACGGCAACTGCTGAAGGTCCCCACGGGCGTACTGGCCGTCTCGCTCGTGCTCACCGGTGGCACCTGGGGGACCCTGGTGGCCGCGATCGTCGTCCCCTCCGTGCTGTGGATCGCCACGGAGAGCGTGTGGACCGTCCTCGCGACCGCCCTGCCGCTGCTCGGCGCGGCCGGTGCGAGCACGGTGGGGCGGTTCGTCGGGGAGTACGACTGGACGGTGGGTGAATCCCCCGACGGCCTCCGCATCGACCACGGCCTCCTCGACCGGGCGCACGAGACGGTGCCGCCCGGGCGCGTGCAGACCGTACGGGTCGTCGAGCCGCTGCTGTGGCGGCGGCGCGGCTGGGTACGGGTCGAGCTGGACGTGGCCGGTTCCTCGAACTCCGTCCTCGTACCGGTCGCGCCGCGCGAGGTCGCCGAGTCGGTGATCGCGCGGGTGCTGCCGGGGGTGACCGTGCCGGACAAGACGGCGCTGGTACGGCCGCCGGGGCGGGCCCGCTGGTGCGTGCCGCTCTGGTGGAAGGGCTACGGACTCACCGTCACCGACACCGTGTTCGCCGCCCGGCACGGGCTGCTGCGGCGCCGGCTCGATCTCGTACCGCACGCCAAGGTCCAGAGCGTACGGCTGGCGCAGGGCCCCTGGGAGCGGTTCAAGGGCCTCGCCGACGTCCACGTCGACACCGGCGCCAACAAGACGGTGACCGCCCGCCTGCGCGACGCCACGGAGGCGGCGGAACTCCTGCGCACCCAGGCGGAACGCTCCCGCACGGGCCGCCGGGAGGCCCGGCCGGACAGGTGGATGGCCTAG
- a CDS encoding PH domain-containing protein, producing the protein METGTLEDDDDIERTDDSGTERPDEGTERRTERRDGEPVWIGLPPGLLRMRRLLLVVWLGALTIGTAALLGWLAGPPWAAFALLPLGLLLWGWPMLGRNWRSWRYAERADDLLISRGVLWREETVVPYGRMQLVEVTSGPIERHFGLASVQLHTAAAATDARIPGLDPAEAERLRDRLTELGEARSAGL; encoded by the coding sequence ATGGAGACGGGGACCTTGGAAGACGATGACGACATCGAACGTACGGACGACAGCGGCACTGAACGTCCGGACGAGGGCACGGAGCGCAGGACGGAGCGCAGGGACGGCGAGCCGGTCTGGATCGGGCTGCCGCCCGGACTGTTGCGGATGAGGCGGCTGTTGCTGGTGGTGTGGCTGGGGGCCCTCACCATCGGTACGGCCGCACTGCTGGGCTGGCTGGCCGGCCCACCCTGGGCGGCCTTCGCCCTGCTGCCGCTGGGCCTGCTGCTGTGGGGCTGGCCAATGCTGGGCCGCAACTGGCGCTCGTGGCGGTACGCCGAGCGGGCGGACGACCTGCTGATCAGCCGGGGCGTGCTGTGGCGTGAGGAGACCGTCGTGCCGTACGGGCGCATGCAGCTGGTCGAGGTGACGTCCGGGCCGATCGAGCGGCACTTCGGGCTGGCGAGCGTGCAGCTGCATACGGCCGCGGCCGCCACCGACGCCCGTATCCCCGGGCTCGACCCGGCGGAGGCGGAACGGCTGCGCGACCGGCTCACCGAGCTGGGCGAGGCCCGATCGGCGGGCCTGTGA
- a CDS encoding NADH-quinone oxidoreductase subunit D, whose translation MTPPTETRETTVGIGGAAESTDMVLNIGPQHPSTHGVLRLRLVLDGERITHAEPVIGYMHRGAEKLFEARDYRQIIMLANRHDWLSAFSNELGVVLGVERMLGMEVPERAVWMRTLLAELNRVLNHLMFLGSYPLELGGITPVFYAFREREELQEVMEEISGGRMHYMFNRVGGLKEDLPAGWTARARAAIADVRSRMDVFDNLVLGNEIFRGRTRDVGVLAPETVHAYGVSGPIARASGVDFDLRRDEPYLAYGELQDVLKVVTRDEGDCLARFECLLEQTHNSLALADACLDRLAELPPGPINQRLPKVLKAPEGHTYAWTENPLGINGYYLVSKGEKTPYRLKLRSASYNNIQALVELLPGTLVADMVAILGSLFFVVGDIDK comes from the coding sequence ATGACTCCCCCGACGGAGACCAGAGAGACGACGGTCGGTATCGGCGGTGCCGCCGAGAGCACGGACATGGTGCTCAACATCGGGCCGCAGCATCCGTCCACGCACGGGGTGCTGCGGCTGCGGCTCGTCCTCGACGGTGAGCGCATCACGCACGCGGAGCCGGTCATCGGCTATATGCACCGGGGCGCGGAGAAGCTCTTCGAGGCGCGCGACTACCGCCAGATCATCATGCTCGCCAACCGCCACGACTGGCTCTCCGCCTTCTCCAACGAGCTGGGCGTCGTCCTCGGTGTCGAACGCATGCTCGGTATGGAGGTTCCCGAGCGCGCGGTGTGGATGCGCACGCTGCTCGCCGAGCTGAACCGGGTCCTGAACCATCTGATGTTCCTGGGCTCCTACCCGCTGGAGCTCGGCGGCATCACCCCGGTCTTCTACGCCTTCCGGGAGCGCGAGGAACTCCAGGAGGTCATGGAGGAGATCTCCGGCGGGCGCATGCACTACATGTTCAACCGGGTCGGGGGTCTCAAGGAGGACCTCCCGGCGGGCTGGACCGCACGCGCGCGTGCCGCCATCGCGGACGTCCGCTCCCGGATGGACGTCTTCGACAACCTGGTCCTCGGCAACGAGATCTTCCGCGGCCGTACGCGGGACGTGGGCGTCCTCGCCCCGGAGACCGTGCACGCCTACGGGGTGAGCGGCCCGATCGCCCGCGCCTCCGGCGTCGACTTCGACCTGCGGCGCGACGAGCCGTACCTGGCGTACGGGGAGCTCCAGGACGTCCTGAAGGTCGTCACCCGGGACGAGGGCGACTGCCTCGCCCGGTTCGAGTGCCTCCTGGAGCAGACCCACAACTCCCTCGCCCTCGCCGACGCCTGCCTCGACCGCCTCGCGGAACTCCCGCCCGGCCCGATCAACCAGCGCCTCCCCAAGGTCCTCAAGGCCCCCGAGGGCCACACCTACGCCTGGACCGAGAACCCGCTCGGCATCAACGGCTACTACCTCGTCAGCAAGGGCGAGAAGACCCCGTACCGGCTGAAGCTCCGCTCCGCCTCGTACAACAACATCCAGGCCCTCGTCGAGCTGCTGCCGGGGACGCTGGTGGCCGACATGGTGGCGATTCTGGGGTCGCTGTTCTTCGTGGTGGGAGACATCGACAAGTAG